The Methylomonas koyamae genome has a segment encoding these proteins:
- a CDS encoding hydantoinase B/oxoprolinase family protein, which translates to MAAGWQFWIDRGGTFTDIVALDPDGKVAVRKLLSENPEQYPDAALHGIGRILQEFGAGGKVGIAAVKMGTTVGTNALLERKGAPVALVTNRGLRDCLYIGYQNRPDIFALQIRRPEPLYRAVAEIDVRVGADGRVVQALDPDQANAELRRIYDLGIRNLAIVLMHAWRYPQHELALAELAAGIGFEHISLSHRASPLPKFVARGDTAVVDAYLSPVLHRYVAQVENGLPAGASRPGLWFMQSNGGLVRAAVFHGKDSILSGPAGGMVGAVAAAKRAGLAKIIAFDMGGTSTDVAHYAGELERSVDNEIAGVRIRSPMVAIHTVAAGGGSILHFDGLRCRVGPDSAGANPGPACYRRGGPLTVTDANLLLGKLPDFPAVFGPNGDLPPDRVRVEVLFAELAERISAGGESRSPEQVAEGFLEIAIEHMAEAIKKISVQKGYPLADYALCCYGAAGAQHACLLAERLGMRRILLHPLAGVLSAYGIGLADFRVLKQAAVERLWQETDADELHRRFAELEQAARRELAEQGLDRLPISSRWSLALRYQGSDTALTLAYADPAALPERFASAYRRQFGFCYQRPVVIASLQVESVACDAQPPDMAPAASGCRSGQPQRRTRLFSRGRWLDAPVYRRQQLGVGQIVSGPAVVLEPTSTIVVEPGWQARLQSNGDLLLTGNASEFTPTALAAGPDPVLLEIFNKRFMSVAEQMGFVLQNTAHSVNIKERLDFSCAVFDAGGNLIANAPHIPVHLGSMGESVKALLVNQRDSLQPGDAYLLNSPYAGGTHLPDITVVTPVFGAERQLLFFVASRGHHADVGGISPGSMPAGSRHIDDEGVISAGLKILCAGRFREAEILKWLAGNRHPARNPQQNLADLQAQIAANQKGGQELLAMVADYSLSVVTAYMQHVQDHAEACVRRLLQTLAGGSFVYPLDQGASIAVTVAVDRDSGGARIDFSGTSPQLADNFNAPAAVCKAAVLYVIRTLVQDDIPLNAGCLKPLEIVIPAGCLLNPHYPAAVVAGNVETSQYVVDALYGALGIMAASQGTMNNLTFGDRDYQYYETICGGAGAGDGFAGSSGVHTHMTNSRITDPEILEQRFPVLLREFSLRQGSGGGGRYRGGDGVVRRIEFCRPMSAGILSSHRRQPPFGMHGGAPAAPGVNRLLKAGGEIVELAGCAEIQVAAGDCIVIETPGGGGFGADG; encoded by the coding sequence ATGGCGGCGGGCTGGCAATTTTGGATCGACAGAGGCGGTACCTTTACCGATATCGTAGCCTTGGACCCGGACGGCAAGGTGGCGGTGCGCAAGTTGCTGTCGGAAAATCCGGAACAGTATCCGGACGCCGCGTTGCACGGCATAGGCCGGATTCTGCAGGAATTCGGCGCTGGCGGGAAGGTCGGGATAGCCGCCGTCAAAATGGGCACCACGGTCGGTACCAATGCCTTGCTGGAACGCAAGGGCGCGCCGGTCGCTTTGGTTACCAATCGCGGCTTGCGCGATTGCCTGTATATCGGCTACCAAAACCGGCCGGATATTTTTGCATTGCAGATCCGCCGGCCGGAACCGCTGTACCGGGCGGTGGCCGAAATCGATGTCCGCGTCGGCGCGGACGGCCGGGTAGTGCAAGCGCTGGACCCGGATCAGGCGAACGCCGAATTACGGCGGATTTACGACCTGGGTATCCGCAATCTGGCGATTGTGTTGATGCATGCCTGGCGCTACCCGCAACACGAATTGGCGTTGGCGGAACTGGCGGCCGGGATCGGCTTCGAGCATATTTCGCTGTCGCATCGCGCCAGTCCGCTGCCTAAATTCGTCGCCCGCGGCGATACCGCGGTGGTCGACGCCTACCTGTCGCCGGTGCTGCACCGTTACGTCGCGCAAGTCGAAAACGGCTTGCCGGCCGGCGCATCGCGCCCGGGCCTGTGGTTCATGCAATCGAACGGCGGATTGGTGCGGGCCGCTGTCTTTCACGGCAAGGACAGCATATTGTCGGGTCCGGCCGGCGGCATGGTCGGCGCGGTTGCCGCGGCCAAACGTGCCGGTTTGGCCAAGATCATCGCTTTCGATATGGGCGGTACCTCTACCGATGTTGCCCACTACGCCGGCGAACTGGAGCGCAGCGTCGATAACGAAATCGCCGGCGTCCGCATCCGCTCGCCGATGGTGGCGATTCATACCGTCGCCGCCGGCGGCGGCTCTATTTTGCATTTCGACGGTTTGCGCTGCCGGGTCGGGCCGGACTCGGCCGGGGCCAATCCCGGTCCGGCCTGTTACCGGCGCGGCGGGCCGTTGACGGTGACCGACGCCAATCTGCTGCTCGGCAAATTGCCGGATTTTCCGGCGGTGTTCGGCCCTAACGGCGACTTGCCGCCGGACCGAGTCCGGGTAGAGGTCTTGTTTGCGGAGCTGGCGGAGCGGATATCGGCGGGCGGCGAATCCCGCAGCCCGGAACAAGTCGCCGAGGGTTTTTTGGAAATTGCCATCGAGCATATGGCCGAGGCCATCAAAAAAATTTCGGTGCAAAAGGGCTACCCGCTCGCCGACTACGCCTTGTGCTGTTACGGTGCGGCCGGCGCGCAACACGCCTGCCTGTTGGCCGAACGGCTGGGCATGCGCAGGATATTGCTGCACCCGTTGGCCGGTGTGCTGTCGGCATACGGCATCGGCTTGGCGGATTTTCGGGTACTGAAGCAAGCTGCCGTGGAACGCTTATGGCAGGAAACCGATGCAGACGAGTTACACCGCCGCTTCGCGGAGTTGGAACAAGCCGCCCGCCGCGAACTAGCCGAGCAAGGCCTGGATCGGTTGCCTATCTCCAGCCGCTGGAGTCTGGCCTTGCGTTACCAAGGCAGCGATACTGCGTTGACGCTAGCCTACGCCGATCCGGCCGCGCTGCCGGAACGTTTCGCCAGTGCCTATCGCCGCCAATTCGGTTTCTGTTACCAGCGTCCGGTGGTGATTGCCAGCTTGCAGGTCGAAAGCGTCGCTTGCGATGCGCAGCCCCCCGATATGGCGCCAGCCGCCTCAGGTTGCCGTAGCGGCCAGCCGCAACGCCGGACGCGTCTGTTCAGCCGCGGCCGCTGGCTCGATGCGCCGGTATACCGCCGGCAACAACTGGGCGTCGGCCAAATTGTGTCCGGTCCGGCCGTCGTGCTGGAGCCGACTTCGACAATCGTGGTCGAACCCGGCTGGCAGGCCCGTTTGCAAAGCAACGGCGATCTGCTGCTGACCGGAAACGCTAGCGAATTTACCCCTACTGCGTTAGCCGCCGGCCCCGATCCGGTGTTGCTGGAGATTTTCAACAAGCGTTTCATGTCGGTGGCCGAGCAGATGGGTTTCGTGCTGCAAAACACCGCGCATTCGGTCAATATCAAGGAGCGGCTGGATTTTTCCTGCGCAGTGTTCGATGCCGGCGGCAACCTGATCGCCAATGCTCCGCACATCCCGGTGCATCTGGGCTCGATGGGCGAGAGCGTCAAGGCTTTGTTAGTTAACCAGCGAGACAGTCTGCAGCCCGGCGATGCTTATTTGCTGAACTCTCCTTACGCCGGCGGTACTCATCTGCCGGATATCACCGTGGTGACGCCGGTATTCGGCGCCGAGCGGCAGTTGCTGTTTTTCGTCGCCTCGCGCGGCCACCATGCCGACGTCGGCGGCATTTCGCCCGGATCGATGCCGGCCGGCAGTCGCCATATCGACGACGAAGGCGTGATTAGTGCCGGCTTGAAAATCCTCTGCGCCGGCCGGTTTCGAGAAGCCGAGATACTGAAATGGCTGGCCGGCAACCGCCATCCGGCGCGCAACCCGCAGCAAAATCTGGCCGATCTGCAGGCACAAATCGCTGCCAATCAAAAAGGCGGACAAGAATTATTGGCCATGGTTGCCGATTATTCGTTATCGGTGGTAACGGCTTATATGCAGCACGTGCAGGACCACGCCGAGGCCTGTGTGCGCCGCTTATTGCAAACGCTGGCCGGCGGCAGCTTTGTTTACCCATTGGACCAAGGCGCCAGCATTGCCGTCACTGTCGCCGTTGACCGGGACTCGGGAGGTGCGCGCATCGATTTTTCCGGCACGTCGCCGCAATTGGCGGACAATTTCAATGCGCCGGCGGCGGTGTGCAAGGCCGCCGTGCTGTACGTGATTAGGACGCTGGTGCAAGACGACATTCCGTTGAACGCCGGCTGCCTGAAGCCGCTGGAGATCGTGATTCCGGCAGGCTGTTTGTTGAATCCGCACTATCCGGCCGCCGTGGTGGCCGGCAACGTCGAAACCTCGCAATACGTCGTCGATGCCTTATACGGCGCATTGGGGATCATGGCTGCGTCCCAGGGGACGATGAACAACCTGACCTTCGGCGACCGCGATTACCAATATTACGAAACCATTTGCGGCGGCGCCGGAGCTGGAGACGGTTTTGCCGGCAGCAGCGGCGTGCATACTCACATGACCAACTCGCGCATTACCGATCCGGAGATTCTGGAACAACGCTTTCCGGTGCTGTTACGCGAATTTTCGTTGCGCCAAGGTAGCGGCGGTGGCGGGCGTTACCGCGGCGGCGACGGCGTGGTGCGCCGCATCGAATTTTGCCGGCCGATGTCGGCGGGTATTTTATCCAGCCATCGACGCCAGCCGCCGTTCGGCATGCACGGCGGCGCGCCCGCTGCGCCCGGCGTCAATCGGTTGCTCAAGGCCGGCGGCGAGATTGTAGAGTTAGCCGGCTGCGCCGAAATTCAAGTCGCCGCCGGCGACTGCATCGTGATCGAAACGCCGGGCGGCGGCGGTTTCGGCGCCGACGGCTAG
- a CDS encoding RNA recognition motif domain-containing protein, which yields MILIVKNIPSASQEDELADFVAPALRFCFWLPFKIGHILKTDIFCLKNPKTNGLAFHGRVFIDDDKAGRQAIKKLHGKRFNNKVVEVREYFIRSGKNDRRAGQQLVTVEILEQRKGDRRCHVKHSNQVQPYANVFDARNVYQVSRRARNELYDE from the coding sequence ATGATACTGATCGTAAAAAATATTCCTTCCGCTTCCCAGGAAGACGAATTGGCCGATTTCGTCGCACCGGCATTGCGCTTTTGCTTTTGGCTGCCGTTCAAAATCGGCCATATTTTGAAGACCGATATTTTTTGCCTGAAAAACCCGAAAACCAATGGGCTGGCGTTTCACGGCAGAGTCTTCATCGACGACGACAAAGCCGGGCGCCAGGCCATCAAAAAACTGCACGGCAAGCGCTTTAACAACAAAGTCGTCGAAGTTCGCGAATACTTCATTCGATCCGGCAAAAACGACCGCCGCGCCGGCCAGCAGCTCGTCACGGTCGAAATTCTGGAGCAACGCAAGGGCGACCGCCGTTGCCACGTCAAACATTCCAATCAAGTTCAACCCTATGCCAACGTATTCGATGCCCGCAACGTCTACCAAGTCAGCCGCCGGGCGCGGAACGAACTTTACGACGAGTGA
- a CDS encoding thiol-disulfide oxidoreductase DCC family protein: MPGSLTPRTLLSNAHANPIMTTTAEFTLIYDSHCPICRREVAWLQSRNAAGCIAFQDIHADGFVPERLGVTEAELMAEIHGVRADGSLVKGIDAFYATYLLVGLGWLAAPLRWRLTRPLFARLYAVFARYRLPLGALLARKRCQTDCRV; this comes from the coding sequence TTGCCCGGTAGCTTAACCCCGAGAACCTTGCTATCCAACGCTCACGCCAATCCGATCATGACGACAACTGCCGAATTCACGCTGATTTACGATAGCCACTGTCCGATTTGCCGCCGCGAGGTGGCTTGGCTGCAATCCAGGAATGCCGCCGGCTGCATCGCGTTTCAGGATATCCATGCCGACGGCTTCGTGCCGGAACGTTTGGGCGTTACCGAGGCGGAGCTGATGGCGGAAATTCACGGGGTGCGGGCCGATGGCTCGTTGGTAAAGGGTATAGACGCGTTTTACGCGACGTATCTCTTGGTCGGATTGGGTTGGCTGGCCGCGCCTTTGCGCTGGCGTTTGACCCGGCCCCTGTTTGCCAGGCTCTATGCCGTTTTTGCCCGCTACCGTTTGCCGCTGGGCGCCTTGTTGGCGCGAAAGCGCTGTCAAACCGATTGCCGGGTTTGA